One Diabrotica virgifera virgifera chromosome 3, PGI_DIABVI_V3a genomic window carries:
- the LOC114342806 gene encoding luc7-like protein 3 yields the protein MAVTAAAQLLDELMGKNRNVAPDEQVKPTDWRDAIYCKYYLVKLCPHDLFVNTKNDLGTCPKIHDEDARQLFQEVKNTDQKKLQYHVEFLRFCASIMNDLERRIDKGKQRLALMSSSAESAPKVAKINQEQINILSQKIEELETQAEQAGIAGNVEHAQGILKLCDQLKEEKDALLKPVERPQNNNSDLTQEKQMEVCEVCGALLIVGDAQQRLEDHLMGKQHMGYSRLKEIIDEISQLVKDTRELLYGPRISEKRGREKDSRKDRSRDRGKKKDRKYDVEYEQAKTEKDEDGERDRRAKDKSRLDDRSHRRDSHRDREHRDKERYDDRHRNRDREKRKHRDSSHHHSCSHRRHKK from the coding sequence ATGGCCGTCACCGCAGCTGCCCAACTTTTAGACGAATTAATGGGTAAAAATAGAAATGTAGCCCCCGATGAACAAGTAAAACCAACCGACTGGAGGGATGCTATTTACTGCAAGTATTACTTGGTGAAGTTATGTCCTCATGACTTATTTGTAAATACCAAAAACGACCTTGGTACGTGCCCCAAAATCCATGATGAAGATGCTCGACAATTGTTCCAGGAAGTGAAAAATACCGATCAGAAGAAATTGCAATACCATGTGGAGTTTCTGCGTTTTTGTGCTTCTATAATGAATGATCTCGAAAGAAGAATTGACAAGGGTAAACAAAGATTAGCCCTAATGTCAAGTTCTGCTGAAAGTGCACCTAAAGTTGCAAAAATCAATCAAGAGCAGATAAACATTCTTAGCCAAAAAATTGAAGAACTAGAAACCCAGGCTGAACAAGCAGGTATAGCAGGCAATGTGGAACATGCTCAGGGTATTTTAAAGCTTTGTGACCAACTGAAGGAAGAGAAAGATGCTCTTTTAAAACCAGTAGAAAGACCTCAAAATAACAACTCTGACCTTACACAAGAAAAGCAAATGGAGGTTTGTGAAGTCTGCGGAGCTCTTCTTATCGTGGGTGATGCACAGCAGCGTTTAGAAGACCATCTAATGGGAAAACAACATATGGGGTATTCAAGATTAAAAGAAATTATTGATGAGATATCTCAGTTAGTGAAGGATACCAGAGAACTACTTTATGGGCCCAGAATATCCGAAAAGAGAGGTAGAGAAAAGGATTCGAGAAAGGACAGAAGTAGGGATAGAGGTAAAAAGAAGGATAGAAAATATGATGTAGAATATGAACAAGCAAAAACGGAAAAAGATGAAGATGGTGAAAGAGATAGAAGAGCAAAAGACAAGTCTCGGTTAGATGATAGAAGCCATAGAAGAGATTCTCATAGAGATCGAGAACATAGAGATAAGGAGAGATATGATGATAGGCATAGAAATAGAGACAGGGAAAAGAGAAAACATCGAGATTCTAGTCATCATCATAGTTGTAGCCATCGcagacacaaaaaataa